The Pseudonocardia alni genome includes a region encoding these proteins:
- a CDS encoding DUF305 domain-containing protein: MKITHVATAATILTAALVLSACGGAQPADSAPPAATAPAPTSVAAPGAAVSTEHNQADIAFAQGMIPHHQQAVEMAKLATDRAESDDVRGLATEIEQAQGPEIAQMQTFLTTWGAPASGGMPGMDQGGMPGMDHGEMGQGGMGQGGMDHGGMAGMMTPDQMRQLEQADGAAFDRMFLEMMIAHHEGAVQMAQTELASGINSEAKALAQQIVDAQQAEIGQMRGLLG, encoded by the coding sequence ATGAAGATCACCCACGTGGCCACCGCGGCCACGATACTGACCGCTGCCCTCGTCCTGTCCGCCTGCGGCGGCGCGCAGCCCGCCGACAGCGCCCCACCCGCGGCCACGGCCCCCGCCCCGACCAGCGTCGCTGCCCCGGGCGCGGCGGTCTCGACCGAGCACAACCAGGCCGACATCGCCTTCGCCCAGGGCATGATCCCGCACCACCAGCAGGCCGTGGAGATGGCGAAGCTGGCCACCGACCGCGCCGAAAGTGACGACGTCCGCGGCCTCGCCACCGAGATCGAGCAGGCCCAAGGCCCGGAGATCGCGCAGATGCAGACCTTCCTCACCACCTGGGGCGCACCCGCATCCGGTGGTATGCCCGGGATGGACCAGGGCGGCATGCCCGGGATGGACCATGGCGAGATGGGTCAGGGCGGAATGGGTCAGGGCGGGATGGATCACGGCGGGATGGCCGGGATGATGACGCCTGACCAGATGCGCCAGCTCGAGCAGGCCGACGGCGCCGCCTTCGACCGCATGTTCCTCGAGATGATGATCGCCCACCACGAGGGTGCGGTGCAGATGGCCCAGACCGAACTCGCCAGCGGAATCAATTCCGAGGCGAAGGCACTGGCCCAGCAGATCGTCGACGCCCAGCAGGCCGAGATCGGCCAGATGCGCGGGCTGCTCGGCTGA
- a CDS encoding DUF6153 family protein: MGNRRGGLQRVLLVLPVLLGLIGMHALVAPAPTADTGHGVAAAATATGHSDHRAAAASAPPATVAAEKPMPADHGEHGATHALHLCLAVLAAAGLALLSAWLFLGLLPLPISIIAARQRPRGRPAQRPPPVPRRLAQLCVLRT, encoded by the coding sequence ATGGGCAACAGGCGAGGAGGGCTGCAGCGGGTGCTGCTGGTCCTGCCTGTCCTGCTCGGCCTGATCGGGATGCACGCACTCGTCGCGCCGGCCCCCACGGCAGACACCGGGCACGGGGTGGCGGCCGCAGCGACAGCGACCGGGCACAGCGACCACCGTGCCGCCGCGGCATCCGCGCCACCGGCAACGGTGGCAGCCGAAAAGCCGATGCCGGCCGACCACGGCGAGCACGGCGCCACCCACGCGCTGCATCTGTGCTTGGCCGTGTTGGCCGCCGCCGGGCTCGCCCTGCTCTCGGCGTGGCTGTTCCTCGGACTCCTGCCGCTCCCGATCTCGATCATCGCGGCCCGCCAGCGCCCTCGCGGCCGACCCGCCCAGCGGCCACCGCCCGTCCCCCGACGACTCGCTCAGCTCTGCGTGTTGCGGACCTGA
- a CDS encoding heavy metal translocating P-type ATPase has translation MLVLAVPVVGFNDMFAHLVGYHLPVGEWVRWVSPVLGTVIYLWGGRPFLTGAVAEVRSRKPGMMLLIGLAITVAFIASWGASLGLLDGELNFWWELALLVVIMLLGHWIEMRSLAQTTSALDSLAALLPDEAERVDHGDVVVTVSPADLVVGDVVIVRPGSSVPADGTIVDGSASMDESMVTGESRTVRRQTGDQVVAGTVATDSGLRVEVTATGDDTALAGIRRLVADAQASSSRAQRLADTAAGWLFWFALGAAVLTAVVWSLVGLPDTAVVRTITVLVIACPHALGLAIPLVVSIATERAARGGVLVKDRLALESMRTVDAVLFDKTGTLTRGEPTVTGIEPGEGRAADEVLALAAAAESGSEHPLARAIVGAARNRGLTVPAAREFSSSPAVGVEATVDGTLIQVGGPHLLDQHGAAEFAVADQWRRQGAIILHVLADREVIAALRLADEIRPESREAVEALHAVGTQVVMITGDARAVADTVAADLGIDRVFAGVRPEDKAAKVAELQSEGRRVAMVGDGVNDAPALAQADVGIAIGAGTDVAIGSAGVILASSDPRSVLSVIDLSRASYRKMKQNLWWAAGYNLASVPLAAGVLAPVGFVLPMSVGAILMSVSTVVVALNAQLLRRLDLTPARSTARLAGADATR, from the coding sequence ATGCTCGTCCTGGCCGTCCCCGTGGTCGGGTTCAACGACATGTTCGCCCACCTGGTCGGCTATCACCTGCCTGTCGGCGAGTGGGTGCGGTGGGTCTCGCCGGTGCTGGGCACCGTGATCTACCTGTGGGGAGGGCGCCCGTTCCTCACCGGCGCCGTCGCAGAGGTCCGGTCGCGTAAGCCGGGCATGATGCTGCTGATCGGCCTGGCGATCACAGTCGCGTTCATCGCGTCCTGGGGTGCCAGCCTGGGCCTGCTCGACGGCGAGCTGAACTTCTGGTGGGAGCTCGCGCTGCTGGTCGTGATCATGCTGCTGGGTCACTGGATCGAGATGCGCTCACTCGCCCAGACCACCTCGGCGCTGGACTCCCTGGCGGCACTGCTGCCCGACGAGGCCGAGCGGGTCGACCACGGCGATGTCGTCGTCACCGTCTCACCGGCCGACCTGGTGGTCGGAGACGTGGTCATCGTCCGGCCCGGCTCGTCGGTGCCCGCCGACGGAACGATCGTGGACGGGTCGGCGAGCATGGACGAGTCCATGGTGACCGGGGAGTCCCGCACGGTGCGGCGTCAGACCGGTGATCAGGTCGTGGCCGGCACCGTTGCAACCGACTCGGGCCTGCGGGTCGAGGTCACGGCGACCGGGGACGACACTGCGCTGGCCGGGATCCGCCGGCTCGTGGCCGACGCCCAGGCATCGTCGTCGCGGGCTCAGCGTCTCGCCGACACCGCGGCCGGGTGGTTGTTCTGGTTCGCCCTCGGCGCTGCCGTGCTCACCGCGGTGGTCTGGTCTCTGGTCGGGCTACCCGACACCGCAGTGGTGCGCACCATCACCGTGCTCGTCATCGCCTGCCCACATGCTCTCGGGCTGGCCATCCCGCTGGTGGTGTCCATCGCCACCGAGCGTGCCGCCCGGGGCGGCGTGCTGGTCAAGGATCGTCTGGCGCTGGAGTCGATGCGCACCGTCGATGCCGTGCTGTTCGACAAGACCGGGACCCTCACCCGGGGCGAGCCGACCGTCACCGGCATCGAGCCGGGAGAGGGCCGCGCCGCGGACGAGGTGCTCGCTCTTGCGGCCGCGGCCGAGTCCGGCAGCGAACATCCCCTGGCCAGAGCCATCGTCGGCGCCGCCCGCAACCGGGGCTTGACCGTGCCCGCGGCGCGTGAGTTCTCCTCGTCTCCCGCGGTCGGGGTCGAGGCCACCGTGGACGGCACGCTGATCCAGGTCGGCGGACCCCATCTGCTCGACCAGCACGGCGCCGCCGAGTTCGCGGTCGCGGACCAGTGGCGCCGCCAAGGGGCGATCATCCTGCACGTCCTCGCCGACCGGGAGGTCATCGCGGCGCTGCGACTGGCAGACGAGATCAGACCAGAGTCCCGGGAGGCGGTCGAGGCTCTGCACGCCGTCGGCACGCAGGTGGTCATGATCACCGGGGACGCCCGGGCCGTGGCCGACACCGTCGCTGCCGACCTCGGCATCGACCGGGTCTTCGCCGGAGTCCGCCCGGAGGACAAAGCCGCCAAGGTGGCCGAACTGCAGAGCGAGGGTCGTCGGGTAGCGATGGTCGGCGACGGCGTCAACGACGCTCCTGCCCTGGCCCAGGCCGACGTGGGTATCGCGATCGGGGCCGGGACCGACGTCGCGATCGGTTCCGCCGGTGTCATCCTCGCCTCGTCCGACCCGAGGTCGGTGCTGTCGGTGATCGACCTGTCGCGTGCGTCCTACCGGAAGATGAAGCAGAACCTGTGGTGGGCGGCCGGCTACAACCTGGCCTCCGTCCCGCTGGCGGCCGGGGTGCTCGCTCCCGTCGGGTTCGTCCTGCCGATGAGCGTAGGCGCGATCCTGATGTCGGTCTCGACCGTCGTCGTCGCCCTCAACGCTCAGCTTCTTCGCCGTCTCGACCTGACGCCGGCGCGCAGCACAGCACGACTCGCCGGCGCCGACGCCACCCGGTGA
- a CDS encoding metal-sensitive transcriptional regulator — protein MQHGYADSKDSHIKRMRRIEGQVRGITKMIESDKYCIDILTQVSAVNKALEAVALGLLDEHLKHCVADAAAEGGPVADQKIQEASAAIARLVRS, from the coding sequence ATGCAGCACGGATACGCCGACAGCAAGGACTCCCACATCAAGCGGATGCGTCGGATCGAGGGCCAGGTCCGCGGGATCACGAAGATGATCGAGTCGGACAAGTACTGCATCGACATCCTGACTCAGGTGTCGGCGGTCAATAAAGCCCTCGAGGCCGTGGCCCTGGGCCTACTCGACGAGCACCTCAAGCACTGCGTCGCCGACGCCGCCGCCGAAGGTGGCCCCGTCGCCGACCAGAAGATCCAAGAGGCCAGCGCCGCGATCGCGCGACTGGTCCGTTCCTGA
- a CDS encoding heavy-metal-associated domain-containing protein: MSTATYTVTGMTCGHCVSSVTEEVSEISGVTDVAVDLPTGAVTVTSDREVSPDAVRAAVKEAGYEVTTT, translated from the coding sequence ATGAGCACAGCCACCTACACCGTCACCGGCATGACCTGCGGGCATTGCGTCTCGTCGGTCACCGAGGAGGTCAGCGAGATCTCCGGTGTGACCGACGTGGCGGTCGACCTACCGACCGGCGCCGTCACTGTCACCAGTGACCGCGAGGTGTCCCCCGACGCGGTCCGCGCAGCCGTCAAGGAAGCCGGGTACGAGGTCACCACGACCTGA
- a CDS encoding heavy metal translocating P-type ATPase: protein MTATLPPSGDQVREIELAIGGMTCASCANRVERKLNKLDGVSATVNYATEKAKVSAPGSVGTDALVAAVESAGYSAVLPTPPHRGYDTADDTAEQDDELRPLRDRLLGAALLSVPVVVLSMTPPLQFVNWQWLCLVLTAPVWAWAGAPFHRAAWTNLRHGAATMDTLISMGTTAAMAWSVYALFFGTAGIPGMVHPFELSVSPTDGAGNMYLEVVAGVITFVLAGRYFEQRSKRRAGAALRALLELGAKDVAVLRDGSEVRIPIADLAVGDRFVVRPGEKIATDGTVVDGRSAVDASMLTGESVPVEVAVGDTVVGATVNAGGRLVVQATRVGSDTQLAQMASLVEDAQNGKAAVQRLADRISGVFVPIVIAVAVVTLGFWLGAGAGATAAFTAAVAVLIIACPCALGLATPTALLVGTGRGAQMGVLIKGPEVLESTRRIDTIVLDKTGTVTTGKMSLAAVHTAGGSDEATALRLAGALEKASEHPIATAIATAAETRTGNLPGVEDFTNHEGLGVQGVVDGHAVIVGRPRLLEQWSTPLTGELADAAAAEAARGSTAVAVAWDGQARAVLVVADTIKDTSAEAITEFRRLGLRPVLLTGDNRAVADSVAGEVGIDVGDDTVIADVMPADKLAVIERLQREGRVVAMVGDGVNDAAALAQADLGLAMGTGTDVAIEASDITLVRGDLRAAADAVRLARTTLSTIKTNLFWAFAYNTAAIPLAALGLLNPMIAGAAMAFSSVFVVGNSLRLRRFRGHAV, encoded by the coding sequence ATGACCGCGACCCTGCCCCCGTCCGGTGACCAGGTCCGCGAGATCGAGCTGGCCATCGGCGGCATGACGTGTGCGTCCTGCGCGAACCGCGTCGAGCGCAAGCTGAACAAGCTCGACGGCGTCAGCGCCACGGTCAACTACGCGACCGAGAAGGCGAAGGTCTCCGCGCCGGGCAGTGTCGGCACCGACGCCCTCGTGGCCGCCGTGGAATCGGCGGGCTACTCGGCCGTCCTTCCGACCCCGCCGCACCGCGGCTACGACACCGCCGACGACACCGCCGAACAGGACGACGAGCTGCGTCCCCTGCGCGACCGCCTCCTCGGCGCGGCCCTGCTGTCGGTCCCGGTCGTGGTCCTGTCGATGACCCCGCCCCTGCAGTTCGTGAACTGGCAGTGGCTCTGCCTGGTCCTCACCGCGCCGGTCTGGGCCTGGGCCGGCGCCCCGTTCCACCGCGCAGCCTGGACGAACCTGCGTCACGGCGCGGCCACCATGGACACCCTCATCTCGATGGGCACCACGGCGGCGATGGCGTGGTCGGTCTATGCGCTGTTCTTCGGTACCGCAGGAATTCCCGGCATGGTCCACCCCTTCGAGCTGTCGGTCTCACCCACCGACGGCGCCGGGAACATGTACCTCGAGGTCGTGGCCGGGGTCATCACGTTCGTCCTCGCCGGGCGCTACTTCGAGCAGCGCTCCAAGCGCCGCGCCGGCGCCGCCCTGCGCGCCCTGCTCGAACTCGGGGCCAAGGACGTCGCCGTCCTACGCGACGGCTCGGAGGTCCGCATCCCGATCGCCGATCTCGCTGTCGGGGACCGGTTCGTCGTCCGGCCCGGAGAGAAGATCGCCACCGACGGCACGGTCGTCGACGGCCGTTCGGCTGTCGACGCCTCGATGCTCACCGGCGAGTCCGTCCCGGTCGAGGTCGCCGTCGGCGACACCGTCGTCGGCGCCACCGTCAACGCCGGCGGGCGCCTGGTCGTCCAAGCGACGCGGGTGGGCTCGGACACCCAGCTCGCCCAGATGGCGTCGCTGGTCGAGGACGCCCAGAACGGTAAGGCCGCCGTCCAGCGCCTCGCCGACCGGATCTCAGGGGTCTTCGTACCGATCGTCATCGCGGTCGCTGTGGTGACGCTCGGATTCTGGCTAGGCGCCGGGGCCGGCGCGACCGCGGCGTTCACCGCGGCCGTCGCCGTGCTGATCATCGCCTGCCCCTGCGCGCTCGGCTTGGCCACACCGACCGCGCTGCTGGTCGGAACCGGCAGGGGCGCCCAGATGGGCGTGCTGATCAAGGGCCCCGAAGTCCTGGAATCCACCCGCAGGATCGACACCATCGTCCTCGACAAGACCGGCACCGTCACCACCGGCAAGATGTCCCTGGCCGCCGTCCACACCGCCGGCGGATCCGACGAGGCCACCGCCCTTCGGCTGGCAGGCGCCCTGGAGAAGGCCTCCGAGCATCCGATCGCCACCGCGATCGCCACCGCCGCCGAGACGCGCACCGGCAATCTCCCCGGCGTCGAGGACTTCACCAACCACGAAGGACTCGGTGTCCAGGGGGTCGTCGACGGTCACGCCGTGATCGTGGGCCGGCCACGTCTGCTCGAGCAGTGGTCGACTCCGCTGACCGGCGAGCTCGCCGACGCAGCTGCGGCTGAGGCGGCCCGCGGCTCCACCGCCGTCGCCGTCGCCTGGGACGGGCAGGCCCGCGCCGTGCTCGTCGTCGCCGACACCATCAAGGACACCTCCGCCGAGGCCATCACCGAGTTTCGTCGTCTCGGGCTGCGACCGGTACTGCTGACCGGGGACAACCGCGCCGTCGCTGACTCCGTCGCCGGCGAGGTCGGCATCGACGTCGGCGACGACACCGTCATCGCCGACGTCATGCCCGCCGACAAACTCGCCGTCATCGAGCGCCTGCAGCGCGAGGGCCGAGTCGTCGCCATGGTCGGCGACGGGGTCAACGATGCCGCGGCGCTCGCCCAGGCCGACCTCGGCCTGGCCATGGGCACCGGCACTGATGTCGCCATCGAGGCCTCCGACATCACCCTCGTCCGTGGCGACCTGCGCGCCGCAGCCGACGCCGTACGGCTCGCACGCACAACCCTGAGCACGATCAAGACCAACCTGTTCTGGGCCTTCGCCTACAACACTGCGGCGATCCCGCTCGCAGCGTTGGGCCTGCTCAACCCCATGATCGCCGGTGCAGCGATGGCGTTCAGCTCGGTCTTCGTGGTCGGCAACAGCCTGCGGCTACGTCGCTTCCGAGGACACGCGGTCTGA
- a CDS encoding tyrosine-type recombinase/integrase, producing MTGQRVASSLETARPPMRTSHKLRRHPELLDIEPMLGPLDSASSAEILMTLPTLAGWPPKHPHTGYGRGNAYLRAAEQILAWLQAHPGDGWQARWLASGADDSLGWLDALIAAHRCTPNKARNDLVGAVGFLLLGRVVVPSYGFLRALRAKAVLRRVRSQFRPDLFEQCATAASELATNTRAADDTLNVLSKIVLRTGRDLDQLTAQDLLTYRAWEVEYYGVGKGAVPLAWRVLRPIADLEPPSLHEALRLGQRTTAELIDTYQLRCRPVRDMLVRYFDERRTGMDYGSFRTLVLEVIRNFWSDIETYHPEIDSLHLPHDVAEAWRRRLRVIVTPDGGTRDRKSYYSNLLYVRAIYLDIQEWAHHDPYWAGWAAPNPVRRSDLRGMGKARVRTTSEMHQRVRDRLPHLDAIVDTAEQHRTTSAALLAAAEQTALGEHFTYDGRTYLRTAHQSYLTGRSRGESPPAVLVIDPDGQRIDLSRTEQEAFWAWAVIETLRQTGLRVEELSELTHLALISYRLPDSGEVVPMLQVVPSKSDRERLLLVSPELASVLASIITRLRALNQGAIPLTSRYDEHERVLGPVLPHLFQRRMAWRWEPLSSRSIRKLIRDTLERAGVRTLTGEPLRFTPHDFRRIFATEAANGGLPLHIVARLLGHASVNTTQAYTAVFDDELVRSYQAFLANRRAERPAAEHRVATDAEWREFQQHFQTRKLELGTCGRPYGTPCRHEHACIRCPSLRVDPRARPRLAAIVDNLRDRIQEARLNHWLGEIEGLTTSLTAAAEKLTRLDRASAGSAERVSLGMPLLTNPD from the coding sequence ATGACCGGCCAGCGCGTCGCGTCCAGCCTGGAGACTGCCCGCCCGCCGATGCGGACGTCGCACAAGCTCCGCCGCCATCCGGAGCTTCTCGACATCGAGCCGATGCTGGGGCCGCTGGACTCTGCATCGTCGGCCGAGATCTTGATGACCTTGCCTACGCTCGCCGGTTGGCCGCCGAAGCACCCACACACCGGTTACGGGCGCGGCAACGCGTACCTGCGTGCCGCCGAGCAGATCTTGGCCTGGTTGCAGGCCCATCCCGGCGACGGATGGCAGGCCCGCTGGCTGGCCTCGGGCGCCGATGACAGCTTGGGTTGGCTGGATGCCCTGATCGCCGCGCACCGGTGCACTCCGAACAAGGCCCGCAACGATCTCGTAGGAGCGGTCGGGTTCCTGCTGTTGGGCCGGGTTGTGGTCCCGTCCTACGGGTTCCTGCGGGCTCTGCGCGCCAAGGCCGTGCTGCGGCGGGTCCGCAGTCAGTTCCGGCCAGATCTGTTCGAGCAGTGCGCGACGGCGGCATCCGAGCTGGCTACGAACACCCGCGCTGCCGACGACACGCTGAACGTCTTGTCGAAGATCGTGCTGCGCACTGGCCGCGATCTCGACCAGCTCACCGCTCAGGACCTGCTGACCTACCGAGCCTGGGAGGTCGAGTACTACGGCGTCGGGAAGGGCGCGGTCCCGCTGGCCTGGCGGGTTCTGCGTCCGATTGCCGATCTCGAGCCTCCGAGCCTGCACGAGGCGCTGCGACTGGGGCAGCGAACGACAGCCGAGCTGATCGACACCTACCAGCTGCGCTGCCGCCCGGTCCGCGACATGCTGGTGCGTTACTTCGACGAACGACGCACCGGGATGGACTACGGCTCTTTTCGCACGCTGGTCCTCGAGGTGATCCGCAACTTCTGGAGCGACATCGAGACCTACCACCCCGAGATCGACTCCCTGCACCTGCCACACGACGTCGCCGAGGCCTGGCGGAGACGTCTACGAGTGATCGTCACGCCGGATGGCGGCACCCGCGATCGAAAGTCGTACTACTCGAACTTGCTCTATGTCCGAGCGATCTACCTCGACATCCAGGAGTGGGCCCACCATGACCCCTACTGGGCGGGGTGGGCAGCACCGAACCCGGTGCGACGCAGCGACCTGCGTGGCATGGGGAAGGCCCGCGTCCGCACCACCTCTGAGATGCACCAGCGGGTCCGGGACCGCCTCCCGCACCTGGACGCCATCGTCGACACCGCCGAGCAGCACCGCACCACCAGCGCGGCCCTGCTCGCCGCTGCCGAACAGACGGCGCTCGGCGAGCATTTCACTTACGACGGGCGCACCTACCTGCGCACCGCCCACCAGAGCTATCTCACCGGCCGCTCCCGCGGCGAATCTCCACCCGCGGTCCTGGTGATCGACCCGGACGGCCAGAGGATCGACCTCAGCCGCACCGAGCAGGAGGCGTTCTGGGCTTGGGCGGTCATCGAGACTCTCCGTCAGACTGGCCTGCGCGTCGAGGAGCTCAGCGAGCTGACCCACCTCGCGCTGATCTCATACCGCCTGCCCGACAGCGGCGAGGTCGTCCCGATGCTGCAGGTCGTCCCCTCCAAGAGCGATCGCGAACGACTCCTGCTCGTGAGCCCCGAACTGGCCAGCGTGCTGGCCTCCATCATCACGCGACTACGCGCCCTCAATCAGGGCGCCATCCCACTGACCAGCCGTTACGACGAGCACGAACGCGTCCTGGGACCCGTCCTGCCGCACTTGTTCCAGCGCCGCATGGCCTGGCGCTGGGAACCGCTGAGCTCCCGGAGCATCCGGAAGCTGATCCGCGACACCCTCGAACGCGCCGGCGTCCGCACCCTCACCGGGGAACCCCTGCGGTTCACCCCACACGACTTCCGAAGGATCTTCGCCACCGAAGCCGCGAACGGAGGCCTCCCACTGCACATCGTGGCTCGGCTTCTCGGCCACGCCAGCGTGAACACCACTCAGGCTTACACCGCTGTGTTCGACGACGAGCTCGTCCGCAGCTACCAGGCCTTCCTGGCCAACCGGCGCGCTGAGCGTCCGGCTGCGGAGCACCGTGTGGCTACCGACGCCGAGTGGCGGGAGTTCCAGCAGCATTTCCAGACCCGCAAGCTCGAGCTCGGCACCTGCGGCCGTCCCTACGGCACTCCGTGTCGACACGAACACGCCTGCATCCGCTGCCCCAGCCTGCGCGTCGACCCGCGCGCCCGGCCGCGGCTCGCCGCGATTGTCGACAACCTCCGAGACCGGATTCAGGAGGCCCGTCTGAACCACTGGCTCGGAGAGATCGAAGGCCTTACGACCAGCCTCACCGCTGCAGCCGAAAAGCTCACCCGCCTCGACCGGGCGAGCGCGGGCTCCGCAGAGCGGGTATCGCTCGGTATGCCTCTCCTTACCAACCCTGATTGA